From Alphaproteobacteria bacterium, a single genomic window includes:
- a CDS encoding type II toxin-antitoxin system RelE/ParE family toxin: MAAYRLTRKADADLESLYRHGIQTFGIQRADRYFDSLLARLGQIAASPLQFQASDYREGYRRSVHSPHTIYFRIIAPETVEIVRILRGQDPREEL; this comes from the coding sequence ATGGCCGCGTATAGGCTTACGCGCAAGGCCGATGCGGACCTGGAAAGCCTCTATCGCCATGGCATTCAAACCTTTGGCATCCAGCGTGCCGACCGGTATTTCGACAGCCTCCTGGCCAGATTGGGCCAGATCGCGGCCAGCCCCCTGCAATTCCAGGCGTCAGACTACCGCGAGGGCTACCGCCGCAGTGTCCATAGCCCGCATACGATCTATTTCCGGATCATCGCTCCTGAGACGGTCGAAATCGTCCGCATCCTGCGTGGGCAGGACCCGAGGGAAGAGCTTTGA
- a CDS encoding type II toxin-antitoxin system ParD family antitoxin, translated as MKNTSVALGEHFENFIAGQVASGRYRSASEVMRDALRLLEERNRHRDAVVAALIEGEQSGVSDRTPEDIRAAVRQEMQRDGRV; from the coding sequence ATGAAAAACACGTCCGTGGCCCTTGGCGAGCATTTCGAGAATTTCATCGCCGGACAGGTTGCCTCGGGCCGCTACCGGTCCGCCAGCGAAGTCATGCGCGACGCCCTCCGCCTGCTCGAGGAGAGGAACCGGCATCGGGACGCCGTGGTTGCGGCGCTAATCGAAGGCGAACAAAGCGGCGTCAGCGACCGCACCCCAGAGGACATTCGCGCGGCGGTGAGGCAGGAAATGCAGCGGGATGGCCGCGTATAG